In the Chroococcidiopsis sp. SAG 2025 genome, one interval contains:
- a CDS encoding Ycf51 family protein yields the protein MPTTTDFLNASGWVGITTLALAAITVLGFLLQWGIRFRLVGITGFLGVLTGGLFALGLVPFTRTLIPGAVSYSLVFDNGGTQTVIAVPPTIDSQALEATMQQAASDLFSYGRLGRQDDKLTIRVRTNLHPEPGVTKPLYLGQIERSLSSRTDNAMEIKIDPESIAQLPGSRES from the coding sequence ATGCCAACTACAACTGATTTTCTCAATGCTTCTGGGTGGGTAGGAATAACCACCCTAGCTTTGGCGGCGATAACCGTCCTGGGTTTTCTGCTTCAATGGGGAATTAGATTTCGCCTCGTCGGGATTACTGGCTTTTTAGGCGTACTCACGGGTGGATTGTTTGCCCTCGGTTTAGTACCATTTACCCGCACGCTCATTCCAGGCGCAGTAAGCTACTCTTTAGTCTTCGACAACGGTGGGACGCAAACCGTAATTGCCGTACCTCCTACGATTGATAGCCAAGCACTAGAAGCAACAATGCAACAAGCCGCCAGCGATTTATTCTCCTACGGTCGCTTGGGCAGACAGGACGATAAACTGACGATTAGAGTCAGGACAAATCTGCATCCAGAACCAGGAGTTACCAAACCCCTCTACTTGGGACAAATCGAGCGATCGCTCTCCAGCCGCACTGACAATGCAATGGAAATTAAGATCGATCCCGAAAGCATAGCCCAATTACCAGGGAGCAGGGAGTCGTAG
- a CDS encoding efflux RND transporter periplasmic adaptor subunit produces MGAFNLFKAIALSAIILSATAGCGILPKEAADAQSQGRAAEQQQQPPAVEVAIARTGKIRTEPEYTGTTLPLQEVSLRAQVEGRILKLLVDVGDRVKQGQVLAQQDNTILRTALNQEQAELAALKAEVARARNQVSNAKARVEQARLEFQQAQSDSQRQQQLVEQGAVAEQAAEQARTNAQSAGKVLRATEEEVRTEEQAVAAASDRVNAQQAAIAQAQEQLSYANIRSPINGVVTQKVTEQGNFLQANGEVLRLGDFRRVKVNVEISELALADLRVGQTVRVRLDAFPNQTFTGKISRISPAADRTARLVPIEVIIPNDNGRIGSGLLARVSFESNAASRVVVPETAVVEEKEEVSQKSKAKSQNSRLSTTATVFVINGEKVAARSVKLGERVDGKVEILSGLQPGERFVAKSGRPLKNGETVRLSVLSETQQQES; encoded by the coding sequence ATGGGAGCTTTCAATCTATTTAAAGCAATTGCGTTGAGTGCTATTATACTCAGCGCTACAGCAGGCTGTGGCATTTTACCAAAAGAAGCGGCTGATGCGCAATCCCAAGGTAGGGCAGCAGAACAACAACAGCAACCACCTGCTGTAGAAGTGGCGATCGCCCGTACCGGAAAAATTCGCACGGAACCGGAATATACAGGGACGACTCTACCACTACAAGAAGTTTCGCTCAGGGCGCAAGTAGAAGGGCGGATATTAAAACTCTTAGTCGATGTGGGCGATCGCGTCAAACAAGGTCAAGTCCTCGCCCAGCAAGACAATACTATATTGCGAACGGCGCTGAATCAAGAACAAGCAGAATTAGCAGCCCTTAAAGCAGAAGTTGCTAGAGCCAGAAATCAAGTCAGTAATGCCAAAGCCAGGGTAGAACAAGCACGGTTGGAATTTCAACAAGCACAGTCAGACTCTCAACGCCAACAACAATTGGTCGAACAGGGTGCAGTTGCCGAACAAGCCGCCGAACAAGCCCGTACTAACGCTCAAAGTGCTGGCAAAGTGTTAAGAGCTACTGAAGAAGAAGTCCGTACCGAAGAACAAGCGGTAGCAGCAGCTAGCGATCGCGTCAACGCTCAACAAGCAGCGATCGCTCAAGCCCAAGAGCAATTATCCTACGCAAATATCCGTTCTCCAATAAATGGTGTAGTCACGCAAAAAGTCACGGAACAGGGAAATTTTTTGCAAGCTAACGGCGAAGTTTTGCGTCTGGGAGACTTTCGCCGCGTCAAAGTGAATGTGGAAATCTCAGAATTAGCCTTAGCAGATCTGCGCGTCGGACAGACAGTGAGGGTGAGACTAGATGCCTTCCCTAACCAGACTTTTACTGGAAAAATTAGCCGAATTTCCCCAGCAGCCGATCGCACGGCAAGACTAGTTCCCATAGAAGTCATCATTCCCAACGACAATGGACGGATCGGCAGTGGATTGCTAGCACGGGTCAGTTTTGAAAGTAACGCTGCTTCTAGGGTTGTGGTTCCTGAGACGGCTGTTGTAGAGGAGAAAGAAGAGGTAAGTCAAAAGTCAAAAGCTAAAAGTCAAAACTCCCGACTCTCGACTACAGCAACAGTATTTGTCATAAATGGAGAAAAAGTAGCAGCGCGATCGGTGAAATTGGGAGAACGGGTAGATGGCAAAGTAGAAATTCTATCTGGATTGCAGCCAGGAGAAAGGTTTGTGGCAAAAAGTGGTAGACCGTTGAAAAACGGTGAAACCGTGCGACTGTCGGTCTTATCGGAAACACAGCAGCAGGAATCGTAG
- a CDS encoding efflux RND transporter permease subunit has product MQQPPTSGFSISAISIRRHIATLMLTVAAIVLGVFFLTTLQVDLLPAITYPRIGVRLDVPGVSPEVAVDEITRPLEEALAATEGVVQVYSQTREGQVSIDLFFQPGGNIDQALNDATAAFNRGRGGLPDNLNIQEPRLFKVDPSQSPIYEFGLTSPTLKPIDLRVFADEELGRELSVVPGVAAVDVSGGVQEEVRINIDLDRLQAVGVGLTDVLEELTTRNQDIAGGRILGESEPLTRTRGRFQTSQEIRNLSFEAATFEENNSTPGVSRRVYLRDFAEVIDGTEDQRVFAFLNKTPAVKLSVQKQPEANTIAVVDGVKRRIESLRQSGLIPADAFITPTLDESIFIQNSISNVTSSGLIGAGLAAIAVLLFLGSLRQTIIIVLAIPLATCAAIILMGLFGLSLNVFSLGGLALGVGIVVDNSIVMLENIVEGVRKDETRVGAHSYAPLPKTSIVDRAESSSREVESALVASTSTNLVAVLPFLLIGGLFSLLFRELILTISFAVAASILVAITVVPMMTSRLMGIKRSSGIGKFWLLREFNRKFEAATRSYGNFLNRLLRWRFIVVLLAFLVLGGGSVWMAGQIPQEILPRINTGQARLFVQFPPGTALETNRKVMEIVDDILLKQPETEYIFSTAGGFLFGNNTSENPLRGSSNITLKPGTNVEAYVARVSQEFDRLNLVETVIRLRPGEVRGLILTNSPVRGAELDVILQGSDSEELNRAGQQVLQALEQQAKLATFRPDATPRQPEVQIRPDWERVAEFGLTTQEIGETIQTALEGSIPTQLQRGDRLVDIRVQLNETTIQRPSQLARLPLFIEGNRQIRLGDVAQIEIGQAPGEVQRIDQRQVFIIAGTLTEGASLGQALAEVNNVMQNIDLPQGVNVIPSSAAQSNQQLQNSLKLLGGLAAFLVFVVMAVQYNSLIDPFVIMFTVPLALAGGIFGLYVTQTAIGATVLVGAVLLVGIVVNNAIIMVELANQIREREDCSRWLAIQQAAPQRLRPILMTTITTVLGMLPLAMGIGQGSEFLQPLGIVVFSGLALATLLTLFIIPCFYVMLHDIGWGWATPIWKSVSVVPDKFLHRKRYKDKRW; this is encoded by the coding sequence ATGCAACAGCCGCCAACATCGGGATTTAGTATCAGCGCCATTTCGATCCGACGACACATCGCCACACTGATGTTAACTGTAGCCGCGATCGTCTTAGGTGTCTTTTTTCTGACGACACTGCAAGTCGATCTGTTACCTGCGATTACCTATCCTCGTATCGGCGTGCGGCTAGATGTTCCCGGAGTATCGCCAGAAGTTGCAGTTGACGAAATTACTCGACCGCTAGAAGAAGCTTTAGCAGCTACAGAAGGCGTAGTCCAGGTCTATTCCCAAACTCGCGAAGGACAAGTCAGTATCGATCTGTTTTTTCAGCCTGGTGGGAATATCGACCAAGCCTTAAATGATGCTACGGCGGCTTTTAACCGAGGTCGAGGTGGATTGCCCGACAATTTAAATATCCAAGAACCCCGATTATTCAAGGTCGATCCTTCGCAATCGCCAATTTACGAATTTGGGTTGACCTCCCCGACACTTAAGCCTATAGATCTGCGCGTCTTTGCCGATGAAGAACTGGGACGCGAATTAAGTGTCGTCCCAGGAGTAGCAGCTGTAGACGTGTCCGGTGGCGTGCAGGAAGAAGTGAGGATTAATATCGATTTAGATCGCCTCCAAGCTGTGGGTGTGGGTTTAACTGACGTATTGGAAGAACTGACAACCCGCAACCAAGATATTGCTGGGGGTCGAATTTTGGGAGAATCCGAACCCTTGACGCGAACTCGCGGTAGATTTCAAACCTCTCAGGAAATTCGCAACTTATCCTTTGAAGCCGCTACCTTTGAGGAAAATAACTCTACACCAGGGGTATCACGGCGCGTTTACCTGCGAGACTTTGCGGAAGTTATAGACGGGACGGAAGATCAAAGGGTTTTTGCTTTTCTCAACAAAACTCCAGCTGTCAAACTTAGCGTTCAAAAACAACCAGAAGCCAATACGATCGCCGTGGTTGATGGAGTCAAGCGTCGGATCGAATCTCTACGGCAATCGGGTTTAATTCCCGCCGATGCGTTCATAACTCCCACTCTAGATGAGTCAATTTTCATTCAGAACTCAATTTCTAACGTTACCAGTTCGGGGTTAATTGGTGCGGGACTCGCCGCGATCGCGGTTCTACTTTTCCTCGGTTCGCTACGTCAAACCATCATTATCGTTCTTGCCATTCCGCTAGCGACCTGCGCTGCAATCATCTTGATGGGATTATTCGGTCTTTCTCTCAATGTCTTCAGCTTAGGCGGACTTGCCCTCGGCGTTGGCATCGTCGTCGATAACTCTATCGTTATGTTGGAGAATATTGTCGAGGGAGTGAGGAAGGATGAAACTCGTGTAGGGGCGCACAGCTATGCGCCCCTACCAAAAACCTCGATCGTCGATCGCGCCGAAAGCAGCAGCCGTGAGGTAGAATCTGCCTTGGTTGCTTCTACCAGTACTAACTTGGTGGCGGTGCTGCCGTTTTTGCTCATTGGCGGTTTGTTCTCTCTCCTATTTAGAGAGTTAATTTTAACTATCAGCTTTGCCGTCGCCGCGTCAATTCTAGTAGCAATAACGGTCGTACCCATGATGACATCAAGATTAATGGGAATAAAGCGATCGAGCGGAATTGGTAAATTTTGGTTGCTGCGAGAATTTAATCGCAAATTTGAGGCTGCAACTCGTAGTTATGGCAACTTCTTAAATCGGCTGTTGCGCTGGCGGTTCATAGTTGTCTTGCTGGCTTTTCTCGTCTTGGGTGGTGGTAGTGTGTGGATGGCAGGACAAATACCGCAGGAAATTCTGCCTCGCATCAATACCGGACAAGCTAGATTATTCGTGCAGTTTCCTCCTGGTACGGCGTTGGAAACGAACCGTAAGGTGATGGAAATTGTAGACGATATTTTACTCAAACAGCCAGAAACCGAATATATCTTTTCGACTGCGGGTGGTTTTCTGTTTGGCAATAATACCAGTGAAAATCCTCTGCGTGGCAGCAGTAATATTACTCTTAAACCAGGTACTAACGTAGAAGCGTATGTTGCTAGGGTAAGCCAGGAATTCGATCGCCTCAACTTAGTTGAAACAGTTATCCGCCTGCGACCAGGAGAGGTACGGGGTCTGATCTTAACTAATTCTCCCGTGCGGGGGGCAGAGTTGGATGTAATTCTTCAGGGGTCTGACTCAGAAGAACTGAATCGCGCCGGACAGCAAGTTCTCCAAGCTTTAGAACAGCAGGCAAAATTAGCTACTTTTCGACCCGATGCGACTCCCAGACAACCGGAAGTCCAGATTCGTCCTGACTGGGAACGGGTAGCAGAATTTGGTTTGACAACTCAAGAAATTGGCGAAACAATTCAAACCGCGCTCGAAGGTTCAATCCCAACGCAACTACAAAGAGGCGATCGCTTAGTTGATATTCGCGTCCAATTGAATGAAACTACAATCCAGCGTCCTTCTCAACTCGCCCGCCTTCCCTTATTTATTGAAGGGAATCGTCAAATTCGCCTTGGTGATGTTGCCCAAATTGAAATCGGTCAAGCACCAGGAGAAGTGCAACGAATCGACCAAAGACAAGTATTTATCATAGCCGGAACTCTAACAGAGGGAGCGAGTTTAGGGCAAGCGCTAGCTGAAGTTAACAACGTGATGCAAAATATAGACTTACCGCAGGGAGTCAACGTCATCCCGAGTTCGGCGGCGCAGTCCAATCAACAGTTACAAAACTCGTTGAAGCTTTTAGGAGGTTTGGCGGCTTTTCTCGTATTTGTCGTGATGGCAGTGCAGTATAACTCTTTAATCGATCCTTTCGTCATCATGTTTACCGTCCCGCTAGCCCTAGCTGGAGGTATTTTTGGACTGTACGTCACCCAGACGGCTATTGGGGCGACGGTTTTGGTAGGTGCGGTGTTATTGGTCGGGATTGTGGTCAATAATGCAATTATTATGGTGGAACTAGCAAATCAAATTCGGGAACGGGAGGATTGTTCTCGTTGGCTGGCAATTCAACAAGCCGCGCCGCAACGCTTGCGTCCTATTTTGATGACAACGATCACTACTGTATTGGGAATGCTTCCCCTGGCTATGGGTATCGGTCAAGGTTCGGAATTTCTCCAACCTTTAGGAATTGTGGTATTTTCAGGATTAGCTTTAGCAACGTTACTGACTCTATTTATCATTCCCTGCTTCTACGTCATGCTACATGACATTGGCTGGGGTTGGGCAACGCCAATCTGGAAATCTGTTAGCGTTGTGCCAGACAAATTTTTGCATCGCAAGCGCTATAAAGATAAACGCTGGTAA
- a CDS encoding ACP phosphodiesterase, which produces MNYLAHLFLAEHTPESLLGNLLGDFLKGVDKERYSIAIQQGIELHRKVDAYTDSHPIVKEAKQLVSASRRRFAGILLDVFYDHFLARNWQNYSSVTLDDFSQKVYVILSQNQSILPDRLQRALPQMIQQDWLNKYQYISGIEVTLNRMAHRVNRQGEILASGIEELTAHYQELDRSFQSFFPELIGYVKTTRSHLKYPDRMEVGK; this is translated from the coding sequence ATGAACTATTTGGCGCATCTGTTTTTAGCCGAACATACACCTGAATCGTTACTTGGAAATCTTTTAGGAGATTTTCTCAAAGGGGTAGATAAGGAACGATATTCAATCGCAATTCAGCAAGGAATAGAATTACATCGAAAAGTCGATGCATATACAGATTCGCACCCAATAGTAAAAGAAGCTAAACAACTAGTTTCTGCATCGCGAAGAAGATTTGCCGGAATTTTATTAGATGTATTTTACGATCATTTTCTCGCTAGAAATTGGCAGAATTATAGTTCGGTGACGCTTGATGATTTTAGCCAAAAAGTATATGTAATCCTATCACAAAATCAATCGATTCTCCCCGATCGCCTCCAACGTGCATTACCACAAATGATTCAACAAGATTGGTTAAATAAATATCAATATATTAGTGGAATAGAGGTGACGCTCAACCGGATGGCTCATCGCGTGAACAGGCAAGGAGAGATTTTAGCTAGTGGTATTGAAGAATTAACAGCTCACTATCAGGAATTAGATCGCAGTTTTCAATCCTTTTTTCCTGAATTGATAGGGTACGTCAAAACGACCCGATCGCACCTGAAATACCCTGATAGGATGGAAGTAGGTAAATAA
- a CDS encoding DnaJ C-terminal domain-containing protein, translating to MQDLRNFRDYYEVLGVSRETSNEEIKKVFRRLARQYHPDLNPGNKEAEEKFKAIGEAYEVLSDQTRRAEYDQYTKYWNQPGFWSKQTTRAKPGDSRGNGNKVDYGAFPDFNNFVDQVLGRRKQARTATADDEPVTTAPRDPFRPGTTKAAYTVNARTTRRDIEAKLTIPLERAYEGGLERVRLQEDGRSLEVNMPPGMYTGQIVRLREQGIGGGDLYLKITVPPHPYFKLEGNDIAIQLPITPVEAILGGAVEVPTLDGLVQMNLPPGVRAGQRLRLAKKGYPDADGERGDQIVEIQIVVPRNISPEERDLYEKIRQIETFNPRADLPI from the coding sequence ATGCAAGATTTGCGTAACTTTCGCGATTACTATGAAGTGTTGGGAGTCTCCAGAGAGACAAGCAACGAGGAGATTAAAAAGGTTTTCCGGCGCTTAGCCAGACAATATCATCCTGACTTAAACCCAGGTAATAAAGAGGCAGAGGAAAAATTTAAGGCGATTGGCGAAGCTTACGAAGTCCTTTCTGACCAAACTCGACGGGCAGAATACGACCAATATACTAAGTATTGGAATCAGCCTGGTTTTTGGAGCAAGCAAACTACAAGAGCCAAACCCGGAGATAGTCGCGGTAATGGTAATAAAGTCGATTATGGCGCATTTCCCGACTTTAATAATTTTGTCGATCAAGTCTTGGGACGGCGCAAACAAGCCAGGACTGCAACAGCCGATGACGAACCAGTGACGACAGCACCCCGCGATCCGTTTCGTCCTGGGACGACTAAAGCAGCTTATACAGTTAATGCCCGTACTACGCGGCGCGATATTGAGGCTAAGTTAACTATACCCTTAGAACGGGCATATGAAGGCGGATTGGAGCGCGTTCGCCTCCAAGAAGACGGGCGATCGCTAGAAGTCAATATGCCACCTGGAATGTATACTGGACAGATTGTTCGCCTACGAGAACAGGGAATTGGTGGCGGCGATCTTTATTTAAAAATAACCGTTCCCCCTCATCCGTATTTCAAGTTAGAAGGTAACGATATTGCGATTCAGTTACCAATTACTCCCGTCGAGGCGATTTTAGGTGGTGCGGTAGAAGTACCAACTTTAGATGGTTTGGTACAAATGAATTTACCTCCAGGCGTGCGCGCTGGGCAAAGATTGCGGCTGGCAAAGAAAGGTTATCCCGATGCTGATGGCGAAAGAGGCGATCAAATTGTTGAGATTCAAATAGTTGTCCCTAGAAATATTAGTCCTGAAGAACGAGATTTATACGAAAAGATTCGTCAAATAGAAACTTTCAATCCCCGCGCTGACTTACCAATTTAG
- the dnaK gene encoding molecular chaperone DnaK has translation MGKVVGIDLGTTNSVIAVMEGGKPVAIANAEGMRTTPSVVSVSREGEVVVGQMARRQAVLNPKNTFYSVKRFIGRNYSELSPESKRVAYTIRKGEAGNIKIDCPRLNKEFVPEEVSAMVLKKLVEDASKYLGEPVTKAVITVPAYFNDSQRQATRDAGRIAGLEVLRILNEPTAASLAYGLDRQESQTILVFDLGGGTFDVSVLDVGDGVFEVKATSGDTQLGGNDFDKKIVDWLAEQFLETEGVDLRRDRSSLQRLMEAAERAKIELSGVTVTDINLPFIAATDEGPKHLETRLTRSQFEGLCTDLLGRLRVPVKRALMDANLRPADIDEVVLVGGGTRMPMVQALVEALIGREPNQNVNPDEVVAVGAAIQGSILGGEMKDVLLLDVTPLSLGLESVSGVMKKLIPRNTTIPVRRSDIFSTAENNQTVVEIHVVQGEREMAADNKSLGRFKLTGIPPAPRGIPQIQVSLDVDANGILQVTALDRTTGREQSITVQGASTLSEGEIQRAIREAEQYADIDRQRKERVEKRTRAESLTVEAERQLKEVALDFGMQFARSQRQRIESLVRELRANLEENNDRGIDQLFVELQDAIYELKREIREYYGEDEEEGLFDSIKRIFTGDDDDYFDIPRRDNYRDRDRDYYDYGREDYSRDRSPSYGDKPSSRKRPTYRDNWDDDDDWL, from the coding sequence ATGGGCAAGGTAGTCGGCATCGACTTAGGGACAACGAACTCAGTCATAGCGGTGATGGAGGGTGGTAAACCTGTGGCGATCGCCAATGCAGAAGGGATGCGGACTACTCCCTCCGTGGTTAGTGTCAGTCGCGAAGGGGAAGTGGTGGTGGGACAAATGGCGCGACGACAAGCCGTTCTCAACCCCAAAAATACATTTTACTCGGTCAAGCGTTTCATCGGTCGCAACTATAGCGAACTTAGCCCTGAATCGAAGCGAGTTGCTTATACAATTCGCAAAGGTGAAGCTGGTAATATTAAAATCGACTGCCCGCGACTGAATAAAGAATTCGTTCCCGAAGAAGTCTCGGCAATGGTGCTAAAAAAGTTGGTGGAAGATGCCAGCAAATATTTAGGAGAACCCGTCACCAAGGCAGTCATTACCGTTCCCGCTTATTTCAACGACTCCCAACGCCAAGCCACGCGGGATGCTGGGAGAATTGCCGGACTAGAAGTCTTGCGGATTTTAAACGAACCCACTGCTGCATCATTGGCTTATGGCTTAGACCGTCAGGAAAGCCAAACGATTTTAGTATTCGATCTAGGTGGTGGTACGTTTGACGTGTCGGTTTTGGATGTTGGCGATGGTGTATTTGAAGTGAAAGCCACTAGTGGAGATACACAACTAGGTGGTAACGATTTTGACAAAAAAATTGTCGATTGGCTGGCAGAGCAATTTTTAGAGACAGAAGGGGTAGACTTAAGACGCGATCGCTCCTCTCTACAGCGCTTAATGGAGGCAGCAGAACGGGCGAAAATCGAATTATCTGGCGTGACGGTAACAGACATCAACCTGCCTTTCATCGCCGCTACAGATGAGGGTCCCAAGCATTTAGAAACAAGACTCACCCGTTCTCAATTTGAAGGCTTGTGTACGGACTTGTTAGGACGATTGCGCGTCCCTGTCAAACGGGCGCTAATGGATGCTAACTTGCGACCCGCAGATATTGATGAGGTTGTCCTCGTCGGTGGAGGGACGCGAATGCCAATGGTACAAGCACTTGTAGAGGCATTAATTGGCAGAGAACCGAATCAAAATGTCAATCCCGATGAAGTTGTGGCTGTTGGGGCAGCAATTCAAGGCAGCATTTTGGGCGGCGAGATGAAAGACGTGCTGCTATTGGATGTCACGCCCTTATCGTTGGGATTGGAAAGTGTCAGCGGCGTGATGAAAAAATTGATCCCGCGCAACACGACAATTCCCGTGCGTCGTTCCGATATCTTTTCTACCGCAGAAAACAATCAAACTGTCGTAGAAATTCACGTCGTTCAGGGCGAACGGGAAATGGCAGCTGATAATAAATCCCTCGGACGGTTCAAACTGACGGGTATTCCACCCGCGCCGAGGGGAATTCCCCAAATTCAGGTGTCGCTGGATGTCGATGCTAATGGAATTTTACAGGTCACGGCACTCGATCGTACGACAGGCAGAGAACAGAGTATCACCGTCCAAGGGGCTTCTACCCTCAGCGAGGGAGAAATTCAACGGGCAATTCGCGAGGCAGAACAATATGCCGATATCGACCGTCAGCGCAAAGAACGGGTAGAAAAGCGGACGCGGGCAGAGTCTTTGACAGTCGAAGCAGAACGACAATTGAAGGAAGTCGCGTTAGATTTCGGAATGCAATTTGCGCGGAGTCAGCGCCAGCGGATCGAAAGTTTAGTCCGCGAACTGCGGGCAAACTTAGAGGAAAATAACGATCGCGGCATCGACCAATTATTTGTCGAACTGCAAGATGCAATCTACGAGTTAAAACGCGAGATCCGCGAATACTATGGTGAGGATGAGGAAGAAGGCTTATTTGACTCAATCAAGCGCATCTTTACGGGTGATGACGATGATTACTTTGACATACCTCGCCGAGACAACTATCGCGATCGCGATCGCGACTACTACGATTATGGTAGAGAAGATTATAGCCGCGATCGTTCCCCCTCTTACGGAGATAAGCCCAGTAGCCGCAAGCGTCCCACATACCGAGACAATTGGGATGATGACGATGATTGGCTATAA
- the sufU gene encoding Fe-S cluster assembly sulfur transfer protein SufU, whose product MTLGNVRDLYQQVILEHYRKPRHKGKTDPVHRYQRGHNPSCGDTIELTVQLNEAGDTIADVKFDGEGCAIAMASADLMADVLRGKSVSVALEMVQRFQRMMKGEDEFPKEQRKLNVMAGVAQFPVRIKCANLTWHTLKAALESTNEQVPEGFISNENE is encoded by the coding sequence ATGACTTTGGGTAATGTCCGCGACCTGTACCAGCAGGTAATTCTAGAACACTATAGAAAACCTCGCCACAAAGGAAAAACCGATCCCGTGCATCGCTATCAACGGGGACATAATCCTTCTTGTGGAGATACGATTGAATTAACGGTGCAACTGAATGAAGCGGGCGATACGATCGCAGATGTAAAATTTGATGGTGAAGGTTGCGCGATCGCGATGGCATCGGCTGACTTAATGGCAGATGTTTTGCGCGGTAAGTCTGTCAGCGTCGCATTAGAAATGGTGCAGCGCTTTCAACGGATGATGAAAGGAGAAGACGAGTTTCCCAAAGAACAGCGCAAACTCAACGTGATGGCGGGAGTCGCTCAGTTTCCCGTGCGGATCAAATGTGCTAATCTCACCTGGCATACCCTCAAAGCAGCCTTGGAATCAACCAACGAGCAAGTGCCTGAAGGATTTATCAGTAACGAAAACGAGTAA
- a CDS encoding ScyD/ScyE family protein: protein MSLSLTSKLVHSFAILISLIFISPAQAEVTISVVADGLDNPRGLNFSSDGSLYVTESGVGGDGRCIPGPSLQGLSSCVGNSGAVTKIKDGKQERILSELPSIALRPTGTTAAGPQDIVFDAYNNPYLLIGYGGNPETRDFPEGAPSWGQLYQVDLLTGNLKSLADLAKYELDNNADGEDTLDVSGEVASNPYAFTIKGHTAYIVDAAANDLLNVSLNGGSLGVLSVLPTQTVKDPVFPIPTPGQVLPPEAPPPGQTPAEIEIQSVPTGVTVGPDDALYVSEYTGFPFPVGKARVMRVTADGKTTVYAEGFTQISDLEFDRQGNLYVLQYANQPQWTGSVDGALIQVAPDGMRTKLVSGNGLESPTALTIGRDGAIYISNKGDRPQEGQVLRVTK, encoded by the coding sequence ATGTCTTTATCTTTAACTTCTAAACTAGTTCATAGTTTTGCGATATTAATTTCTCTCATATTTATTTCTCCAGCACAAGCAGAAGTCACAATATCGGTAGTTGCTGACGGTCTTGATAATCCACGCGGGCTAAACTTTAGTTCTGATGGCAGCCTCTACGTGACAGAATCAGGTGTAGGGGGAGATGGACGTTGCATTCCCGGTCCCAGTTTGCAAGGACTTTCTTCCTGTGTCGGTAATAGTGGTGCTGTCACCAAAATTAAGGACGGTAAGCAAGAACGCATACTATCTGAACTACCCTCTATCGCTTTAAGACCCACTGGTACTACTGCTGCTGGACCCCAAGATATAGTATTTGATGCCTATAATAATCCCTATTTACTCATTGGATATGGCGGAAACCCAGAAACTCGCGACTTTCCCGAAGGTGCGCCGAGTTGGGGACAACTTTATCAAGTTGATTTGCTTACGGGTAATTTAAAAAGTCTTGCCGATTTAGCCAAATACGAACTGGATAATAATGCTGATGGGGAGGACACATTAGATGTTAGCGGTGAAGTCGCCAGCAATCCTTATGCTTTTACAATTAAGGGTCATACTGCTTATATAGTGGATGCAGCTGCAAATGACTTGCTGAATGTAAGTTTAAACGGGGGTAGCTTGGGAGTATTATCTGTACTGCCCACTCAAACAGTAAAAGATCCAGTTTTCCCGATACCAACGCCGGGACAAGTACTACCTCCTGAAGCGCCGCCACCAGGACAAACACCAGCGGAAATCGAAATTCAATCCGTACCGACAGGCGTGACGGTTGGTCCCGATGATGCTTTGTACGTCAGCGAATACACTGGTTTTCCGTTTCCAGTAGGGAAAGCTAGAGTCATGCGAGTTACTGCTGATGGTAAAACAACAGTTTATGCCGAAGGCTTTACCCAAATTTCCGACTTAGAATTTGATCGCCAAGGTAATTTATATGTTTTACAATATGCCAATCAGCCGCAATGGACGGGTAGTGTAGATGGTGCTTTGATTCAAGTTGCCCCTGATGGTATGCGGACAAAACTTGTTAGTGGTAATGGACTAGAATCGCCAACTGCTCTTACTATTGGTCGTGATGGGGCAATATATATTTCTAATAAAGGCGATCGCCCCCAAGAAGGGCAAGTGTTACGAGTTACAAAATGA
- a CDS encoding HNH endonuclease — protein MSCMSEWREIRQKILQRDNRQCQVCGKEYSGQVHHILPRSQGGTNDLANLITLCGKCHMVISPVPEWLITKLWQIPAEEISTASQAIQDKINEVARQREVKN, from the coding sequence ATGTCATGTATGTCAGAATGGCGAGAAATTAGGCAGAAAATATTACAGCGAGACAACCGTCAGTGTCAAGTTTGTGGGAAAGAATATAGCGGACAAGTGCATCATATTCTTCCTAGAAGTCAAGGCGGGACAAACGATCTGGCAAATTTAATTACCTTGTGCGGGAAATGTCATATGGTAATTAGTCCCGTTCCTGAATGGTTAATTACTAAATTGTGGCAAATTCCAGCTGAAGAAATTAGCACCGCCAGCCAAGCCATTCAAGACAAAATTAATGAAGTTGCGAGACAGAGAGAAGTTAAGAATTAA